One genomic segment of Spirochaeta cellobiosiphila DSM 17781 includes these proteins:
- a CDS encoding helix-turn-helix transcriptional regulator, which yields MSRSERLMQILEQLRLQPYGLRAQDLASSMNVSLRSIYRDVATLQAQGVPIEGEAGIGYVLRSGYFLPPLTFTTDEIESLVLGIRWVLEHGDSSLKEGAQSSLARIKSVLPEHLQKQIAASTLLIPSEEKPLINDHLMLRLRQIIQKERKLNILYRDLKDQESQRCIWPFAIAYFRNAYILMAWCEERADYRHFRIDRIQSLGYLGEKYPKTKADLLRTWQEKIGIDVNKYKLF from the coding sequence ATGTCACGTTCAGAAAGACTTATGCAAATATTAGAACAACTTAGATTACAGCCTTATGGTCTTAGAGCTCAGGATCTGGCTTCTTCTATGAATGTAAGTTTGCGTTCCATATATAGAGATGTGGCTACTCTTCAAGCACAGGGCGTTCCTATTGAAGGGGAAGCTGGTATTGGATATGTACTTAGAAGTGGTTACTTCCTTCCTCCTTTAACTTTTACCACAGATGAGATCGAATCCTTAGTCCTGGGAATTCGCTGGGTCCTGGAACATGGTGACAGTTCCCTTAAGGAAGGAGCGCAATCTTCTCTGGCTCGTATTAAATCTGTATTACCGGAACATTTACAGAAACAAATAGCCGCATCTACACTTTTGATTCCTTCTGAAGAAAAACCTCTTATCAATGACCATTTGATGTTAAGACTACGTCAAATCATTCAAAAGGAAAGGAAGCTTAATATCCTATATAGGGATTTGAAGGATCAAGAATCCCAACGTTGCATTTGGCCTTTCGCTATCGCTTATTTTCGGAATGCTTATATCCTCATGGCTTGGTGTGAAGAGCGTGCTGACTATAGGCACTTTCGTATTGATCGCATTCAATCTCTGGGGTACTTAGGAGAAAAATATCCTAAAACCAAAGCTGATCTTTTGAGAACTTGGCAAGAGAAGATAGGAATAGATGTAAATAAATACAAATTGTTTTAA